GAAAGTGTTTTAAAAGGCAGTTACGGGGCTCGCCATAGGGCTAAGTGTGGCCAAAAATGACTAGAGACATTGTGGAGAGGCAGAAACATCGAAAGGCAAACGCCCCGAAATTTGAGGCATTCGCCTAAGTAAGGGGAGTTTGCATAAGCGTGAGACACAAATTAGACATAAGCCGATAAAGTTtacaaagtaaaataaatttttcttattgaaTCTCTAATTTAAACTTAATacaaaattttgttttaatttaagaaactttttttttagtactaaactttcttttcttttaatttcagaAAGCCACTCAACTATTATCATTTCACCGATAAAGTCGTTCAACTTTGTTCTGGGTGAAATGACGATAGTTGAGTCATTCCTTTTTTAGTTATAAAACAAAGTTTGATGACTTTCCGAGATCAAAATGTTAGTTGAATAAATGTCTGAAAAATTAACGTTGTTGATAGTTAAACTAAATTGACTCACATATACTTCCcgattttacttgtcacattttgactTAACACATTCATTTTTATCATAGtactcctattaaatgatatttacattgtgtcttgaaattaatttataGAAAAGACAATCAGTGCTAAGGGtaacatagaaaaaaaaagttttttcttgatatatcaaaaatgacaagtaaatgTAGAAAtgcaattaaaaaattaagagaaatggTCAAAAGTCTCCCCAACTtttaccccaaatctcaactacacacttaatCTTTAAAGGTGATCTATTactcctgaactattttaaagtagaattattaccccctgaactattttaaagtgaaattattactcCCCAAAAACTAACAACCAGTCATTTGAAATGTGGTGTGATGCACGCGCTGTCACGtcatttaattatttaactttattattttcttttttcttccccatttttcatttttctccattttcttcttcaaccaatttcatcttcttaggtcaaatatagaattcttgaaaaaaaaaatggcgAATTAATGAAGTTCTTGAATGGCGGGTTAATGAAGTTCTTGAATGGCGTTTTAATGAAGTTCTAGAACCCAATTTCAtctctttttgctcaagatcgCCATTAATAGTGAATTCTTCCCCATTGTGGAAATTCAAAGCTTTAAGCTTGTCATTAATGGCGGATCTtgagcaaaaatagagaaaatcgaaaaaatgggttgaaaattaTATGTGAAttatgttggaaattatatatggcattGTAGAAATTCGAAGCTTTGAGCTCGCCATTAATGGcgatcttgagcaaaaagagaggaaatcgaagttgaattttttcaaaatttttgaatcgGAGTTCCCTAACTTCttcattcaagaattcattaatcgGAGAAATCTTATTGTTTTCTTAGTTCAAGTGTTTCTTGGTTTCGGTTTCGGAGAAAAAAGAATTTCTTGGTTTCGGAGAAATCAATTAATGAGGAAGATGAGAAACTCCAttaatgagttcttgaatttttgttttgaaaaagagaagaagaagacatgaTGTGGCAATtaaaattcattaagaaaaaataataattaaaatatttattatattattaaaaataatgacgtgGCAatcagaaaataaagaatttaaagtgaaaTGAGGTCAAATGACGCGCGCATGGGCAAGTGTAGTCACGTCCAGTGACAGGTCAGCAACTGGGggtaataaattcggtaaaaGTAAGTTTAGGAGGGTAATACATCACTTTTAAAGATTAAGTGTGTTTTTggaatttcgactaaaggttggggataatagaccattttctcaaaaattaatgacAAGTAAAAGGAGGGAGTATAagttaaatttcttttaattttacaaGTTTAATTTCTAAGGCTGGTTTTTTGCACCATCACTTTACCTTAAAAAAGGCCTAtatcaaaataagtaaaattagtTATATaataaggcataacctattgcaacatgttaaataAATTACATTGATGATATAATTGTTACACTctcataatatatacatacatacatatatagatagacagatagaagATAAATTTTGAAAGAACAGTCTTGGAGTAATTGTAAAGTTGTCTACCTATTGACTTATAAGTTATATGTTTGAAGCCATGAAAGCATACAATTATTCCTTAAACCCTACTAACACGGGATGTTTTGAGAACTGAAACTTTTCCTTTTTTCCATTGGGTACTTAACTTTTTAACAGTAAAACATTTTACCTGTTTTTGTTACTTGATTTTTTACTACTAATCCCTTCTTACACATTGCAGGTTTTAATGGAACAAGCTTTTATCCCCACACTATCATCTACAATTGATCCtgtatttattaaacaaatagtCATTATTACATACAATAAAAGATGTAACAAATATGAATAGACATCAAAGTTATGTACTACTCTTTTTCCTTTGAATagttttgaagctttttttttgTTAGTGAAAGTTACAAATAATCCAGTACTTGTGATCTATCTATTTGCTATTACTTCTAATTACTCACTTCAtttcgtctcattttatgtgtgtTGTAACCATTTGACCGGGTacggagtttaaaaaataaataataactttgTAAATTTTATAGAATTGTCCCTCTTAAAGAACTTTAATGTTTACTTTTTAGCTGTCTTTTTCCTATCAAGTGTAAttcagtaaggataaaataaaaataatatcattaaatgattgtcaaataagaaaagatgacattcttttttagaTGGATTAAACAAAAAAATGACAACACAAAATGAAACAGATGAAGTGGCATATATGGACTTGTTTTCTAAACctttactcaaaaaaaaattgttttatgGCCTATTGACGAGTGACTTTTGCTTTTTACATATACGatatctgaaaaaaatattttttttctatttattttgtaaaaggaCACGAGATCTCATTTCCTCGATTGAATTGTTAATGTGATTTcatgatgaaaaaaattattttgcaacTCTGTAATTGGATAGTTTGCTCGTTCAACTACTCTATCGGGTATTAATACCTCCCATTTGTGCACCGTGTAGACTTAGGCAAATGATAAAATCACCAATAATTATGTATCCTTACGAGGAAAAAATGTATATTCGGTAAATGTATTATGCATCTCAATAGATCCAAAATCTAATAAAATGtattgagagctaattatgtatatttacaaaggaaaaaatatatcttcattgaatgtatcaataactaaaattatatatctcgacagacACAAAATCGAATTTTCCAGTAATTAAGAAAAATGTCAGAATTTTCTATACTTAAGCTCCAAACTGtcagaatttatgttgtttgccccaATCAAACACAAATTATATGAAACTTGTGGCTCGAGGTCCACAAATCCAGCCAGTCATACAAGCTCCCTCTGTTTGACAAGTGAAATTTGTGGAACTCAGAATTCCAACATTACTCAAATCTTGGTTCCATAAATTCCAGTATCAAATTTAGGTAACCTCACAATGTCATAGTACAAGGCACAAAAAAATCCCCCAAGCTATCAATCAGTAAACTCATTTATGTTTCTGGTTGCATTTCAGACAGGCATCCACTCGTAACATAAACGTAATCAGTGTAAACCCCACAAGTGGAGTCCGAGGAGGATCGGATATGGGCAAACCTTACCCAACCCTACCTTAGCAAGATAGAGCAATCGTTTCCAGCACACCCTCAATACAACGGTGCATTACGAGAAGGCATACACACCCAATAGGATGTAGTAGTAACAACAAAATTGCTTgtcatcttattttttctttttttttctttttttagaaagagagccttgaagtaactggtaaaattattaaaaagcatacaatacatccttgtggtgggACCTTTCACTAACCCTGCACTAAAGCTTCACTGGGctcccttttttttttgtcatcttcatttttcattttcagtAGTGGTACCAGATGAGATTTGAGGTTGATAATTGTGAATCAACCCCATAGTTCAAAGAGACCATATTTGACAGCCAAATTAGCAAAATTAGAGGAAAGGCATGTCAAACTGGCAAACAAAGTAAAATTACATTGCAGTTACTCCCTTTCTAGTCATCGAATAGATATTCACAAATTGAAAAGACCCGTTCCTTGACAACCCACATTAAGGGAGATTAAGAAGTAAACTAAGTTCATTCGCGAAATTTATTGATTCACCCCAAGCACAATAAGACATTGTTGTTGCAAAAGTCCCAGACATGCCTGGAGACGATTTTGTCCATTATCCCATAGCATATTTCTGAGTCCAGCTACGAGCAGTGGTCTCGTATTTGGCCCTGTCAGTCTTGTACATGTGAGCAATTTCTGGTACGAGCGGATCATCGGGGTTTGGGTCCGTCAACAGAGAGCAGATGGACAGCAGGACCTGCAAGCGTATATTAGTTACATCCTCACCCAAGGGCAACTCAAAAAGGGGAGCCCATGTTTTTCATATAGTTGTCTGGTGACTTGGTAGTACGTAAAACCAACTTTCACTCTGCATGTAAAGTGCATCGAGGCAAAACAGCAAAGAAAAGTTGAGCGGAAAACTCTTCGCACAAAAGGAAGAGTCAAGCAAAGGGGAAAAGCATTGGAAAGAGAGTTTGAAAGTCGTACGTTGCAAGAAAAAGACATCAAAAGTTAACCTCCCTTCACTTGAAATGAAACACATTTAAAACTCACTCGACTAGAAAATATGGCAGGTGCATCAAAAGCAATAGCCAATGGGTACATGAGAATGGAAACTACGCTGATCAACCTAATTTTCAATAGCAGAAGTCAAAAGGCTCCTTGTCATTGcacaaataattaacattaaACCCTTACACTAGGAACAGTCGATCACGCCACTTTCTTTAACTATGCAAACAAGATAGACTGGATAGTCTTTCTATCCCCTAGCCTTTCTGCTACTGCTAAATGCATACTACTTAGTTACCATGCAATTAGAAACTTGTCGAAACAGGAAAACCAGACCGCTGTGAGAGATCACAATGTTTCAGAACATTAGAAGATAAGTACAGCGACTATTGAACTGTTTCATTCTTCTAATTAGTTTCGCACTATGCACCACAGAACCAGAACATCTCGAGAACTACAAGTCCTAATATACGCTTTGGAATTTTGTAAGGAGCAATCTAAGGCCAAAACAACAGTGTTAAACAGGCAATGAAAGAAAGGCCAAGCGTCAAACCTTCGATATGGTTAATGCTGGACTCCACTGCTCCTTGAGAATATCAAGGCAAATACTTCCATTGCTATTGATGTTAGGATGGAAAACCTTAGTTCTAAAAGCAACCTGAAACAACGGAAAAATCATTTGTAAAATCAGCGCCTCAGATTCCAACAATGACGACAAGTTTATTTCACAACTGCGCAGAAATTCTCAAAAGAAACAACATGCTTGATGCCCGGAAAAAGACTCCTAAATAGGTTAACTTGTTTAAACAGCAAGCTGATATAATCTCCTTAGTTGTGAGCTTctaatatactccctccgtcccattttacccatcccaaattgggatggcACAGCTaataagaaaacaatgattggtaatgtaactttaccacTTTGCCCCTcctaattgtgtcttgttgttagttccaatattgatggatggctaataccaaagcaccatttatattcttaatggtgtactCTTAATGGTACTCATCTTTGCAAATTTTTCAAGAATACTAATAATAAGGAGTAATTAATTACACTAAAGGTATAAtgggaaaaaaaaattgtcttgtcttgataagtaaaaaaggacaagtaaaatgagacaacaaattaggaaatttgggacgagtaaaatgagacggacggagtattaaataaaaaagagagagcaGTTAATAAACAGAACTGAGAAAAGGTCAGCAAACTTCAATAAAATCCACCTAGTATCATCTCCATGTAGTGGGGAAGATCAGGAGGAAAGATAGAATATAGCTAATACCGAGGGAAGCTAAACTTAATTTAAAGGAGCAATCTGTTAccgttaattttctttttttgaaactgGTGATCTGTTGCCGTAAATATTGGTCATGTTAATATCTGTGAACTCATGCATATGGAACATATGTCACAAATTATGtacccaacaacaacatgcccagtggggtctggggaggataaagcGTACGCAGCCCATACCAAtacctcagatgaagtaaagACGCAAAATAAAACATGGAACTCTAATTACTCATGTTACATaaacaaaaagaagataaataggCAATTTGAGTTTCAGCAATACATAAACTGTACTGCTTCTAAGTAAAAAGTTCTAAAACAAACAAATATTTGAGATGGATTTACGAGGCCATACATATATGAGCAAATGCATGCAAAACGTTGCTCTCCTTCCCATCCAACTCAATCCAAAGAAACAAAGAAGTATGCACAAAAGTAAAGAGATGGTGCCACTGGAGA
The Capsicum annuum cultivar UCD-10X-F1 chromosome 6, UCD10Xv1.1, whole genome shotgun sequence DNA segment above includes these coding regions:
- the LOC107873556 gene encoding ubiquitin-conjugating enzyme E2-17 kDa, yielding MASKRILKELKDLQKDPPTSCSAGPVAEDMFHWQATIMGPTDSPYAGGVFLVSIHFPPDYPFKPPKVAFRTKVFHPNINSNGSICLDILKEQWSPALTISKVLLSICSLLTDPNPDDPLVPEIAHMYKTDRAKYETTARSWTQKYAMG